A single region of the Macrobrachium rosenbergii isolate ZJJX-2024 chromosome 5, ASM4041242v1, whole genome shotgun sequence genome encodes:
- the LOC136838927 gene encoding uncharacterized protein: MLCFHLCCGGSFVASGTLELKPRVKPLHPKELHTHPTIPTPHTHTPHFNSTFTPLSQLPTHDPPPLRTPHSPPNPTPLSHPPLQLHITPPISHSHPLTLTHSHTPQLPLKPSTQTLHSHPHPTPHPRTIPTPHSHPHPNSTLALHPPNHRLTPYPNSTLTPTSTIHSHPLSKLLTPLTPTPHSHPSPNSPHSPPNLNSPDSPLIPTPHSHHSKAIPTHSFFRVFLPHFFGRKASFGPRSSKL; encoded by the coding sequence ACCCCTCCACCCCAAAGAACTCCACACTCACCCCACTATCCCAACTCCCCACACTCACACCCCTCACTTCAACTCCACATTCACCCCCCTATCACAACTCCCCACTCACGACCCTCCACCCCTAAGAACTCCACACTCACCCCCTAACCCAACTCCCCTCTCACACCCTCCACTCCAACTCCACATAACCCCACCTATCTCACACTCACATCCCCTTACCCTAACTCATTCTCACACACCCCAACTCCCACTCAAACCCTCCACCCAAACTCTCCACTCACACCCCCACCCAACTCCACATCCCCGCACCATCCCAACTCCCCACTCACACCCCCACCCGAACTCCACACTCGCACTCCACCCACCTAACCATCGACTCACCCCCTACCCCAACTCCACACTCACCCCAACATCAACCATCCACTCACATCCCCTTTCCAAACTCCTCACACCCCTCACCCCAACTCCACACTCACATCCCTCTCCGAACTCCCCACACTCACCCCCCAACCTCAACTCCCCAGACTCACCCCTCATTCCAACTCCCCACTCACACCACTCCAAAGCCATCCCCACCCACTCGTTCTTCCGTGTTTTCCTTCCGCATTTTTTTGGGAGGAAAGCATCGTTCGGTCCAAGGTCCTCTAAGCTATAG